A stretch of Gammaproteobacteria bacterium DNA encodes these proteins:
- a CDS encoding M23 family metallopeptidase has protein sequence MPNKSLGAKLKTRFSILVVPSGGGRHRQFEVSPRLLLSGAGVMVLLLGVAFFVFSGGAHRMEARQLAAKNQAMVEELTGIRQQLAGLEGAVEGLSEQNAQARALAGLESIDAEVLQAGVGGPGTTTPRSHPLWGLDSLYSKDAFATSFDLKALQRRVQLLGTSLTEAADSLNRHRDWLESFPSILPARGFISSRFSSSRMHPIHHRPLPHEGMDISAPAGSPVVATAKGTVTSTGSRSGYGLTVLVEHGFGYETLYGHASQILVRTGQEVERGDVIALVGSTGITTAPHVHYEVRQNGRPIDPHRFVIDVIP, from the coding sequence ATGCCAAACAAATCACTCGGCGCCAAGCTGAAGACCAGGTTTTCGATCCTGGTAGTGCCGTCCGGCGGCGGTCGGCACCGGCAGTTCGAAGTCTCGCCCCGGCTGCTCCTCTCCGGGGCCGGCGTCATGGTCCTCCTCCTGGGGGTCGCCTTCTTCGTCTTCTCCGGTGGCGCGCACCGGATGGAGGCGCGGCAGCTGGCCGCGAAAAACCAGGCCATGGTCGAGGAGCTGACCGGCATCCGGCAGCAGCTGGCGGGCCTTGAGGGCGCGGTCGAAGGCCTGTCGGAACAGAATGCGCAGGCCCGCGCTCTGGCCGGGCTGGAGTCCATCGACGCCGAGGTGCTCCAGGCGGGTGTGGGTGGCCCCGGAACCACCACGCCCCGCTCGCACCCTCTGTGGGGCCTCGACTCGCTGTATTCCAAGGACGCCTTCGCGACCTCCTTCGATCTGAAGGCGCTCCAGCGTCGGGTTCAGCTGCTCGGCACCAGCCTTACCGAGGCCGCGGATTCGCTGAACCGGCATCGAGACTGGCTGGAGTCGTTTCCTTCCATCCTTCCGGCCCGCGGCTTCATCTCCAGCCGCTTCTCCTCCTCCCGCATGCATCCGATACACCACCGGCCGCTCCCGCACGAGGGCATGGACATCTCGGCCCCCGCGGGCTCGCCCGTCGTGGCTACCGCCAAGGGGACGGTGACCTCCACCGGCAGCCGGAGCGGGTACGGCCTGACCGTGCTCGTCGAACACGGCTTCGGGTACGAGACGCTGTACGGGCACGCGAGCCAGATTCTGGTGCGGACGGGTCAGGAAGTGGAGCGCGGCGACGTCATTGCGCTGGTGGGCAGCACAGGGATCACGACGGCTCCGCATGTCCACTATGAGGTGCGTCAGAACGGACGGCCGATCGATCCGCACCGGTTCGTAATCGACGTCATTCCCTGA
- a CDS encoding HAD hydrolase-like protein, with protein MKRLILFDVDGTLVWGGPAKEAFTVALARVFGATPPVNLTLDRVVELAPKVVFAGRTDPQIARQLLRRAGLDDDRIDEGLPRLWTLYPRELERRLPAKPVTALAGVPELLAALGDRDDVAMGLVTGNIREGARLKLGSAGLAADAFPAGGFGCDRESRNHLPAVAVGRAEQVWGVSFPPESVVVVGDTPLDVECGRHFGARTVAVATGHFGAAELEATGADHVAPDLTRTREVVDVLMA; from the coding sequence GTGAAGCGCCTCATCCTCTTCGATGTCGATGGCACCCTGGTGTGGGGCGGCCCGGCCAAGGAGGCGTTCACCGTCGCCCTGGCGCGGGTCTTCGGCGCCACTCCTCCCGTGAACCTGACGCTCGATCGGGTCGTCGAGCTGGCGCCCAAGGTCGTCTTCGCGGGCCGGACCGACCCGCAGATCGCGCGCCAACTCCTGCGCAGGGCGGGGCTCGACGACGACCGCATCGACGAGGGATTGCCCCGGCTGTGGACGCTCTACCCGCGTGAACTCGAGCGGCGCCTGCCCGCAAAGCCCGTCACCGCCCTGGCGGGCGTGCCCGAACTGCTGGCGGCGCTGGGCGACCGCGACGACGTGGCGATGGGCCTGGTCACCGGCAACATCCGGGAGGGCGCGCGCCTGAAGCTGGGTTCGGCCGGGCTGGCGGCGGACGCGTTCCCGGCCGGCGGCTTCGGCTGCGACCGGGAAAGCCGCAACCACCTGCCCGCCGTCGCCGTCGGCCGGGCGGAGCAGGTGTGGGGGGTAAGCTTTCCGCCGGAGTCGGTGGTGGTCGTGGGGGACACCCCGCTCGACGTGGAATGCGGCCGCCACTTCGGGGCGCGCACCGTCGCCGTGGCCACCGGGCACTTCGGCGCGGCCGAACTGGAAGCCACCGGCGCCGACCACGTCGCGCCCGACCTGACCCGCACCCGGGAAGTGGTAGACGTGCTGATGGCGTAG
- a CDS encoding XdhC family protein, whose translation MAELPGPDAAEVRESHAADTPTDVPDPPTDVPDPPAGRAVKPRPVASAPGTGDLAGPDAAAAAARILESLRGSRGTVELLVVSDSEGRAAGARMLVRPDAVEGSLGDPELDAAALAAASRERLARGHGGSLHNLQTPAGRRLQVYAEGHRPRQELIVVGAGHIAQPLATLGTLLDFEVTVLDDRPEFATRERFPEAAAVRTIDFADPLSGIDVHAGCHFVLVTRGHKYDYECLRRLLARHGDAQPAYIGMIGSRRRVRATFIQLEAEGIPHEVIARVRAPVGLDIGAQTPAEIAISVLGEMILERRGGTGTPLRTRERIVERFLAKKPPTGSVK comes from the coding sequence ATGGCCGAGCTGCCGGGGCCCGACGCGGCCGAGGTGCGCGAGTCCCACGCGGCCGACACGCCCACCGACGTACCGGACCCGCCCACCGACGTACCGGACCCGCCCGCCGGTCGGGCCGTGAAACCCCGGCCGGTCGCGTCCGCACCCGGCACGGGCGATCTCGCCGGCCCCGACGCGGCTGCGGCGGCCGCCCGCATCCTCGAGTCGCTGCGCGGGTCGCGGGGCACGGTCGAGCTGCTGGTGGTCTCGGACAGCGAAGGGCGCGCGGCCGGTGCCCGCATGCTGGTGCGTCCGGATGCGGTCGAGGGATCGCTCGGGGATCCCGAACTGGACGCGGCCGCGCTGGCCGCCGCGAGCCGCGAGCGGCTGGCGCGCGGGCACGGCGGATCCCTCCACAACCTGCAGACGCCGGCGGGCCGGCGTCTGCAGGTGTACGCGGAGGGCCACCGTCCCCGCCAGGAACTCATCGTGGTGGGCGCCGGGCACATCGCCCAGCCCCTCGCCACCCTGGGCACGCTGCTGGACTTCGAGGTCACCGTGCTGGACGACCGTCCCGAGTTCGCCACCCGCGAACGGTTCCCGGAAGCCGCCGCCGTGCGCACCATCGACTTCGCCGATCCCCTCTCCGGCATCGACGTCCACGCGGGGTGTCATTTCGTGCTGGTGACCCGCGGGCACAAGTACGACTACGAGTGCCTGCGCCGGCTGCTGGCCCGTCACGGCGACGCGCAACCGGCGTACATCGGCATGATCGGCAGCCGCCGCCGCGTCCGGGCCACCTTCATTCAGCTCGAGGCGGAGGGAATCCCCCACGAGGTCATCGCCCGCGTGCGCGCTCCGGTGGGGCTCGACATCGGCGCGCAGACGCCGGCCGAGATCGCGATCAGCGTCCTGGGGGAGATGATCCTCGAACGGCGCGGCGGGACGGGCACGCCGCTGCGAACCCGGGAGCGCATCGTCGAGCGCTTCCTGGCGAAGAAACCGCCTACAGGGAGTGTGAAATGA
- a CDS encoding acetyl-CoA carboxylase carboxyltransferase subunit alpha, whose amino-acid sequence MAGTTHLRFERDIAELQRQIDGLRALADEKGIDVVREIEVLRSRLAAMTEETYRNLAPMERVQVARHPNRPYMLDYVERIFTDWIELHGDRSYRDDQAIVAGWACLDGQSLMVIGQQKGRAMKENLRRNFGMPHPEGYRKALRLMKMAEKFGRPVVTVIDTPGAYPGLGSEERGIGEAIARNLREMAALRVPTVSVVIGEGMSGGALGIGVTDRILMLEHAVYSVISPEGCAAILWRSRDHREKAAEALRLTSADLLRLGVADDIIGEPVGGAHSDWEAASRSVSVALRRQLAELTALDTDELLARRWRKYEAIGDWAGKAIEESGLTGPRLDAEGGRSMRAGG is encoded by the coding sequence TTGGCCGGGACCACACATCTCAGGTTTGAGCGCGACATCGCCGAACTGCAGCGGCAGATCGACGGCCTGCGCGCGCTGGCGGACGAGAAGGGCATCGACGTGGTGCGCGAAATCGAGGTCCTTCGCAGCCGTCTCGCGGCCATGACCGAAGAGACCTACCGGAACCTCGCCCCCATGGAGCGCGTGCAGGTGGCGCGTCATCCCAACCGCCCGTACATGCTGGACTATGTGGAGCGCATCTTCACCGACTGGATCGAACTCCACGGCGATCGGAGCTATCGGGACGACCAGGCCATCGTGGCGGGCTGGGCGTGCCTGGACGGACAGTCCCTCATGGTCATCGGCCAGCAGAAGGGCCGGGCCATGAAGGAGAACCTGCGGCGCAACTTCGGCATGCCTCATCCGGAAGGGTACCGCAAGGCGCTGCGCCTGATGAAGATGGCGGAGAAGTTCGGGCGTCCGGTCGTGACCGTCATCGACACCCCCGGGGCCTACCCCGGACTCGGCTCCGAGGAGCGCGGCATCGGCGAGGCCATCGCCCGCAACCTTCGCGAGATGGCGGCGCTGCGGGTTCCGACCGTCTCCGTCGTCATCGGCGAGGGCATGTCCGGCGGCGCGCTCGGCATCGGGGTGACCGACCGCATCCTCATGCTGGAACACGCCGTGTATTCGGTGATCTCCCCGGAAGGGTGCGCCGCCATCCTCTGGCGATCGCGGGACCACCGCGAGAAGGCCGCCGAGGCGCTGCGCCTGACCTCGGCCGATCTGCTCAGGCTGGGCGTGGCGGACGACATCATCGGCGAGCCGGTCGGGGGCGCCCACTCCGACTGGGAAGCCGCCTCGAGGAGCGTGTCCGTCGCTCTCAGGCGACAACTGGCCGAGTTGACCGCGCTCGACACCGACGAACTGCTGGCACGGCGCTGGCGCAAGTACGAGGCGATCGGGGACTGGGCCGGGAAGGCGATCGAGGAATCCGGACTCACGGGCCCGCGCCTCGATGCGGAGGGCGGCAGAAGCATGAGAGCCGGCGGCTGA
- a CDS encoding nucleotidyltransferase family protein, with protein MDRPPKLLGVVPACGLSTRMGSAKALLDAGGQSFLVRVVSALAAGGCDPVVVVAREAAGAVAREAEAAGAVAAANPDPDEGPISSIRLALAGWGGGMDGCAVCPVDHPLVTGATVRALAACFEEGSADIVLPTWRGRRGHPALFHRRLFPELLDPALPEGARTVVRRRPSRVRECPVEDAGVVADIDTPAEYRRHFQVA; from the coding sequence GTGGACCGTCCACCGAAGCTGCTGGGCGTAGTGCCCGCCTGCGGACTGTCCACCCGCATGGGAAGCGCCAAGGCGCTTCTCGATGCGGGTGGACAGTCCTTTCTGGTGCGTGTCGTGTCCGCCCTCGCGGCGGGCGGATGCGACCCGGTGGTCGTGGTGGCGAGGGAGGCTGCCGGCGCCGTGGCGCGGGAAGCGGAAGCTGCCGGCGCCGTGGCGGCGGCCAACCCCGACCCCGACGAGGGACCCATTTCGTCCATCCGGCTGGCGCTGGCGGGGTGGGGCGGCGGGATGGACGGATGCGCCGTCTGCCCGGTCGATCACCCGCTGGTGACGGGCGCCACGGTGCGGGCGCTGGCGGCGTGCTTCGAGGAGGGGTCGGCCGACATCGTGCTCCCGACCTGGCGCGGCCGGCGCGGTCACCCGGCCCTCTTCCATCGCCGCCTGTTCCCCGAACTTCTCGACCCCGCCCTTCCCGAAGGAGCCCGCACGGTCGTGCGGCGGCGCCCCTCCCGCGTCCGCGAATGTCCGGTGGAGGACGCCGGCGTGGTCGCCGACATCGATACGCCGGCCGAGTACCGCCGGCACTTCCAGGTGGCGTGA
- a CDS encoding DUF402 domain-containing protein gives MSPEPGRSLPHVTILYLRPPDHLQTFRQPIIHQNPQVIVTFSRRIRVPAPMELGGEVVLETGSDIVWFTFPGLWHDIGRFHNAEGAFTGFYANLLTPVEMLPGNIWRTTDLFLDVWMKPGQVPRLLDEDELRDALNADALEAGTARRAREEAERILERAGAGAWPPPVVHEWTRERALGVLTDIDDPD, from the coding sequence ATGAGTCCGGAGCCGGGCCGATCTCTTCCCCACGTCACCATCCTCTATCTGCGGCCCCCGGATCATCTCCAGACCTTCCGCCAGCCCATCATCCATCAGAATCCGCAGGTGATCGTCACCTTCTCGCGCCGCATCCGCGTCCCCGCGCCGATGGAACTGGGCGGAGAGGTCGTGCTCGAGACCGGATCGGACATCGTCTGGTTCACCTTTCCGGGCCTCTGGCACGACATCGGCCGCTTCCACAACGCCGAGGGCGCGTTCACGGGCTTCTACGCCAACCTGCTCACGCCTGTCGAGATGCTGCCCGGAAACATCTGGCGCACCACCGATCTCTTTCTCGATGTGTGGATGAAGCCGGGACAGGTGCCGAGGCTCCTCGACGAGGACGAACTTCGGGACGCGCTGAACGCGGATGCGCTCGAGGCCGGGACGGCGCGGCGCGCCCGGGAGGAAGCGGAGAGGATCCTGGAGCGCGCGGGCGCCGGCGCGTGGCCTCCTCCCGTGGTGCACGAATGGACGCGGGAACGGGCGCTCGGGGTGCTGACCGACATCGACGACCCGGACTAA
- the metG gene encoding methionine--tRNA ligase, producing the protein MSRRRYLTTPIYYASGEPHIGHAYTTILTDVLARFHRQTGAETRFLTGTDEHGPKIAEEAARRGLTPIELCDRMAGRFREAWDELDISFDRFIRTTEADHIAVVTAFLQRLHDKGHIYKDRYLGWYCIHEERYWTEKDLGPGETCPDCRRPVRQIEEVNYFFRMSAFQERLVAHIEANPDWIIPAVRRNEVLGFLQQPLEDLSISRPRSRVSWGVPLPFDPEHVCYVWVDALINYVTASGAIDPEAAPDEQGFGAPIESWWPADLHVMGKDILTTHAVYWPTILMACELELPRHILAHGWWLVGETKMSKSLQNVVDPLALIATHGVDAVRWYLVREMPTGSDASYTPERFLTRYDELSNVLGNLASRVTSMIARYRDGALPDAAGQGLATETDETLRRYRDFMNGLRLHRALGAAMDLARHANRYVEEREPWAQAKDPERAPDLDETLASLARCLTVLAALLEPVMPAKMGVLAGTLGLARVPTLDRALDAPLAGRAVTRGKPLFPRVRLPSA; encoded by the coding sequence ATGAGCCGACGACGCTATCTCACGACGCCGATCTACTACGCGTCGGGCGAGCCCCACATCGGGCACGCCTACACCACGATTCTCACCGACGTGCTGGCCCGTTTTCATCGCCAGACGGGCGCCGAAACGAGATTCCTCACCGGCACCGACGAACACGGTCCCAAGATCGCCGAGGAAGCCGCCCGGCGCGGCCTGACCCCGATCGAGCTGTGCGACCGCATGGCGGGCCGCTTCCGCGAGGCGTGGGATGAACTCGACATTTCCTTCGACCGCTTCATCCGCACTACCGAGGCGGATCACATCGCCGTCGTCACCGCCTTCCTGCAGCGGCTCCACGACAAGGGACACATCTACAAGGACCGCTACCTCGGATGGTACTGCATCCACGAGGAGCGCTACTGGACCGAGAAGGACCTGGGGCCGGGGGAAACCTGTCCGGACTGCCGCCGGCCCGTACGCCAGATCGAGGAGGTCAACTACTTCTTCCGCATGAGCGCCTTCCAGGAACGGCTGGTGGCCCACATCGAGGCCAACCCCGACTGGATCATTCCGGCCGTGCGGCGGAACGAAGTGCTCGGGTTCCTGCAGCAGCCGCTCGAGGACCTCTCGATCTCCCGTCCGCGGAGCCGCGTGAGCTGGGGCGTTCCCCTCCCCTTCGACCCTGAACACGTCTGCTACGTGTGGGTGGACGCCCTCATCAACTACGTGACCGCATCGGGCGCCATCGACCCCGAGGCCGCCCCGGACGAGCAGGGATTCGGCGCCCCCATCGAGTCGTGGTGGCCCGCCGATCTGCACGTCATGGGCAAGGACATCCTCACCACCCACGCGGTGTACTGGCCCACCATCCTGATGGCGTGCGAACTGGAGTTGCCGCGGCATATCCTCGCCCACGGATGGTGGCTCGTGGGCGAAACCAAGATGTCCAAGTCGCTGCAGAACGTGGTGGACCCCCTCGCCCTGATCGCGACGCACGGAGTCGACGCGGTGCGCTGGTATCTGGTGCGCGAGATGCCCACCGGCAGCGACGCGTCGTACACGCCCGAGCGCTTCCTCACCCGCTACGACGAGCTCTCCAACGTCCTTGGGAACCTCGCCAGCCGGGTGACGTCGATGATCGCGCGCTACCGGGACGGCGCCCTCCCGGACGCCGCGGGGCAGGGCCTGGCGACCGAGACCGACGAGACCCTTCGCCGCTACCGGGACTTCATGAACGGCCTTCGCCTGCATCGCGCGCTGGGCGCGGCGATGGATCTCGCGCGGCACGCGAACCGATACGTGGAGGAGCGGGAGCCGTGGGCCCAGGCGAAGGATCCGGAGAGAGCACCGGACCTCGACGAAACGCTGGCCTCGCTCGCGCGTTGCCTTACGGTGCTCGCCGCACTGCTGGAGCCGGTCATGCCGGCGAAGATGGGCGTGCTGGCGGGAACCTTGGGGCTTGCCCGGGTTCCCACCCTGGACCGTGCGCTCGACGCTCCACTGGCGGGACGAGCCGTCACGCGGGGCAAACCTCTCTTCCCACGGGTACGGCTGCCCTCGGCTTGA
- a CDS encoding threonine/serine dehydratase, which produces MTVPSLESVRAAAARLKGVAVRTPLLWSPDLSDEVGASVRLKCESLQRCGAFKLRGSYNFISQLSDEDVARGVITYSSGNHAQGVALAARIRGVRAVVVMPTTAPAVKHRGAARLGAEVVFEGTTSVERRARAEEIAAAEGLAIVPPFDHSDIISGQGTVGLEIAADWPEVDTAIVPIGGGGLAAGTAVALRALRPGMRIIGVEPEGAASMRAALDAGRVVRIERIDTIADGLAPVQVGDLTYALVRDLVDEVVLVSDAAIREAAVFLLKRAKLVAEFSGAATVAALRSRAAGFGDRVAAVISGGNADVAALVARADSAAES; this is translated from the coding sequence GTGACGGTTCCGTCGCTCGAAAGCGTACGTGCGGCGGCGGCGCGCCTGAAGGGCGTGGCGGTACGGACCCCACTGCTCTGGTCCCCCGATCTTTCCGATGAGGTGGGCGCGAGCGTGCGCCTGAAGTGCGAGTCGCTCCAGCGCTGCGGCGCCTTCAAGCTGCGCGGGAGCTACAACTTCATCTCACAGCTCTCCGACGAGGATGTGGCGCGCGGGGTGATCACCTACTCCTCGGGCAACCACGCGCAGGGGGTGGCGCTGGCGGCCCGCATCCGCGGGGTGCGCGCGGTGGTGGTCATGCCGACCACGGCGCCGGCCGTGAAGCACCGGGGCGCGGCCCGGCTGGGGGCCGAGGTCGTGTTCGAGGGCACCACCTCGGTGGAGCGGCGGGCGCGGGCGGAGGAGATCGCCGCCGCCGAGGGGCTCGCGATCGTTCCGCCCTTCGACCATTCGGACATCATCTCCGGTCAGGGCACGGTGGGCCTGGAGATCGCCGCGGACTGGCCCGAGGTGGACACCGCGATCGTGCCCATCGGCGGCGGCGGGCTGGCGGCGGGCACGGCGGTGGCGCTGCGGGCCCTGCGCCCCGGCATGCGCATCATCGGGGTGGAGCCAGAGGGGGCGGCGTCCATGCGGGCCGCGCTGGACGCGGGCCGGGTGGTGCGCATCGAGCGCATCGACACCATCGCGGACGGACTGGCGCCCGTGCAGGTGGGCGACCTCACCTACGCGCTCGTGCGCGACCTGGTGGACGAGGTGGTGCTCGTGTCCGACGCTGCCATCCGCGAGGCGGCCGTCTTCCTGCTCAAGCGCGCAAAGCTGGTGGCGGAGTTCTCGGGAGCGGCCACGGTGGCGGCGCTCCGGTCGCGGGCCGCCGGCTTCGGCGACCGGGTGGCGGCCGTGATCAGCGGCGGCAACGCCGATGTGGCCGCCCTCGTGGCGCGCGCGGATTCGGCGGCGGAATCGTGA
- the ricT gene encoding regulatory iron-sulfur-containing complex subunit RicT has translation MPEFAEVRFKGTRKDYFACQPGALQPGSWVMVEAERGRDLGRVTALGAIAERKCSSSGGCATPEPSRRVLRQALADEIRHVSQLRTDEDRVRAMARDKVAAHRLKMKVTEAEWQFDRKKLIIYFTAERRVDFRALVRDLARTFRTRIELRQIGVRDEAAMLGGVGRCGRELCCSTWLPSLRPVSLQLAKDQRLSLNPSQISGCCGRLMCCLKYEHDAYVRARRRFPREGRSVNTSLGRQKVVAVDIWSETVTLLAGDGARRKVTLKELKKEVSGVPRGKRSD, from the coding sequence ATGCCAGAGTTCGCGGAAGTCCGGTTCAAGGGAACACGCAAGGACTACTTCGCCTGCCAGCCCGGCGCGCTTCAGCCGGGTAGCTGGGTGATGGTGGAGGCCGAGCGCGGCCGCGATCTCGGCCGCGTGACCGCCCTGGGCGCCATCGCCGAACGCAAGTGCTCCTCATCCGGCGGATGCGCAACGCCGGAACCGTCCCGCAGGGTCCTGCGGCAGGCTCTCGCCGACGAGATCCGGCACGTGAGCCAGCTTCGCACCGACGAGGATCGCGTGCGCGCGATGGCGCGCGACAAGGTGGCCGCCCACAGGCTGAAGATGAAGGTCACCGAGGCGGAGTGGCAGTTCGACCGCAAGAAGCTGATCATCTACTTTACGGCCGAGCGGCGGGTCGACTTCCGGGCCCTGGTCCGCGATCTGGCCCGCACCTTCCGCACCCGCATCGAGTTGCGCCAGATCGGCGTGCGCGACGAAGCCGCGATGCTCGGAGGAGTCGGCCGCTGCGGGCGCGAACTGTGCTGCTCGACCTGGCTCCCCTCCCTGCGTCCGGTGAGCCTTCAACTGGCCAAGGACCAGCGCCTCTCCCTGAATCCGTCGCAGATCTCCGGTTGCTGCGGCCGTCTCATGTGCTGCCTCAAGTACGAGCACGACGCGTACGTGCGGGCGCGTCGGCGGTTCCCGCGCGAGGGAAGGTCGGTGAACACTTCGCTGGGGCGGCAGAAGGTGGTCGCGGTGGACATCTGGAGCGAGACGGTCACCCTTCTGGCCGGCGACGGAGCCCGCCGCAAGGTGACGCTGAAGGAACTCAAGAAAGAGGTGTCCGGGGTTCCCCGGGGGAAACGCTCAGACTGA
- a CDS encoding XdhC family protein yields MSSPGDQEVYEAVLATVRAGRPAALATIVSTRGSTPRKAGSRMLVDPETGLVGTVGGGCGEAEVIEAAHEVIEDGVPRLVKVDLTEDLLGWSPAVCGGIMDIFVERV; encoded by the coding sequence ATGAGTTCGCCGGGCGACCAGGAAGTCTACGAAGCCGTTCTCGCGACGGTGCGGGCCGGCCGGCCGGCGGCGCTCGCGACCATCGTCTCCACGCGGGGCTCGACGCCGCGCAAGGCCGGCTCGCGCATGCTGGTGGACCCTGAGACCGGGCTGGTGGGCACGGTCGGCGGCGGGTGCGGGGAGGCGGAGGTCATCGAGGCGGCGCACGAGGTGATCGAGGACGGCGTCCCGCGCCTGGTGAAGGTCGACCTCACCGAGGACCTGCTGGGATGGAGCCCGGCGGTATGCGGGGGCATCATGGACATCTTCGTGGAGAGGGTATGA
- a CDS encoding thioredoxin domain-containing protein: MRQKPTGGGVKRLYLILGGVAIIGVVAAVYTTGSTVFSNAVTEPVDLGDLSDEELVDLAYGSEMGDPEASISVVEFGDYQCPGCAMFASGVKPLIELNLVGTGRAKFVFYDLPLVGIHSNSFLASRASHCAGDQGGYWEYHNTLFDNQFSWAASGDPVGNFVGYARALGLDDGAFRDCLNSDRHADRVSANLRLASALSLTSTPSVLVSRGSGAARRLPDTSYATIENAVEALTEGEP, translated from the coding sequence ATGAGGCAGAAGCCCACCGGGGGTGGCGTCAAGCGCCTTTACCTCATCCTCGGTGGGGTGGCGATCATCGGCGTGGTGGCGGCGGTCTACACGACCGGATCGACGGTGTTCAGCAACGCCGTCACCGAGCCGGTGGACCTGGGCGACCTCTCCGACGAGGAACTCGTCGACCTGGCGTACGGCAGCGAAATGGGAGACCCGGAGGCTTCCATCTCGGTCGTGGAGTTCGGGGACTATCAGTGTCCGGGCTGCGCCATGTTCGCCTCCGGGGTCAAGCCCCTCATCGAACTGAACCTGGTCGGCACCGGGCGGGCGAAGTTCGTCTTCTACGATCTGCCGCTGGTGGGCATTCACTCCAACTCGTTCCTCGCGTCGCGAGCGTCCCATTGCGCCGGCGACCAGGGCGGCTACTGGGAATACCACAACACGCTCTTCGATAATCAGTTCTCATGGGCGGCCTCGGGCGATCCGGTGGGTAATTTCGTCGGCTACGCGCGTGCCCTTGGGCTCGACGACGGCGCGTTTCGCGACTGCCTCAACTCGGACCGGCACGCCGACCGGGTATCGGCGAATCTCCGACTGGCCAGCGCGCTCAGCCTGACCAGCACTCCGAGCGTTCTGGTCAGCCGCGGGAGCGGAGCCGCGAGAAGGCTGCCCGACACCAGCTACGCCACCATCGAGAATGCGGTCGAGGCGCTGACGGAAGGAGAGCCATGA